A region of the Deltaproteobacteria bacterium GWC2_65_14 genome:
AAAACTATATTCCTACTGTGAGCTGGCCTCGATGCTGGTTGCCTGGAAACAAGATAAACCGACATCCTTCCTGAAGGATAGTGCGAACGCACAGGCATTGCAGCAGGAACTGAAGGATCTTGACCGTGCGTTCAAGGATGGATTTGATAAAAGGCAGCCGCATAAGACAATGCCAGTGTTCAAGAAGAAGGGGAAGTGTACGGNNNNNNNNNNNNNNNNNNNNNNNNNNNNNNNNNNNNNNNNNNNNNNNNNNNNNNNNNNNNNNNNNNNNNNNNNNNNNNNNNNNNNNNNNNNNNNNNNNNNNNNNNNNNNNNNNNNNNNNNNNNNNNNNNNNNNNNNNNNNNNNNNNNNNNNNNNNNNNNNNNNNNNNNNNNNNNNNNNNNNNNNNNNNNNNNNNNNNNNNNNNNNNNNNNNNNNNNNNNNNNNNNNNNNNNNNNNNNNAAGTTCGTCTCCTACGACAAGAAGACCCAGCAGAACAGGATCCCCACCTTCATGGTCCAGTGGCAGAAAGGGAACCTGGAAACCGTGTGGCCCAAGGAAGCGGCCAAGAAGAAGTACGTTTTCCCCGTTCTCAAGTGGAACGAGCGGAAGTAGTCCGACTGTACGCGAGGCCTGAAACGATCTCGAGGCCGGGCGGCGGGATCCTCGCCGCCCGGCCTCTCCACTGATCGGCTCTCCGGCCGATCCGGGAGTTTCCATGGACGTCTTTCTCCAGACCCTCGTTGCCGGCGTTCTCAAGGGCGGGCTGTACGCCCTGATCGGGATCGGCATGACGCTCATCATGGGCGTCATGGGGATCATCAACCTGGCCCACGGGCAGCTGATGATGGTGGCGATGTACATCACGTACGTCCTGCATCTCGCCGGCGTCGATCCGTATCTCTCCCTGTTCGTGGCGATGCCTGCCCTGTTCCTCCTCGGCTCCGTGATCCAGCGGTATCTCCTGAACCCCCTCCTGAAGGTGGACACGATCCTTCCCGAAAACCAGGTCCTCATGACGGTGGGGATCGGGATGGTTCTGACCGAGGTCATCCGGTTCATCTTCAAGTCCGACTACAAGTCGGTGACCACCGGGTACTCCAACGCCACCTTTTTCCTGGGGAACATCTCCTTCAGCGTGGCGCTGGTGATCTCCTTCCTCATCGCGATCGGCTTCACCGTCGCCATGTTCTTCTTTCTCATCAGGACCGACATCGGACGTTCGATCCGGGCGACCGCCCAGGACAAGGACGCCGCGGTCCTGATGGGGGTCAACACGGGGAAGATCACCATCATCACCTTCGGCCTGGGCTCGGGACTGGTCGCTGCCGCGGGGAGCCTCCTGGCCCCCGTCTTCTACGTATTTCCCGACATCGGGGGGCCGTTCACGGCGCGGGCCTTCATTATCACCATCCTCGGCGGCCTGGGGTCGACGGTGGGCGCCATCTTCGGGGGGGTCACCCTGGGTCTTGCCGAGAGCTTCGGGGCCACCTATATCAGCATGGATTACGAGAACATCATCGGCATGACCATCTTCGTGCTGGTCCTGCTCTTCCTGCCGGGCGGGTTCAAGCGCCTGACCAAAATCTAGGGGGAATCGGCGAATGAAAAAGAACCTCGTTCCCCTGATCGTGTTGGCGGTCCTGGCGGTCTTCCCCCTGGTGGTGAAGGACAACTACTACATGCACCTCATGATCCTGTTCCTCATGTGGGTGGTCATCGGTTCGGCCTGGAACCTCATCGCGGGCTACACGGGCCAGGTCTCTTTCGGGGACGCGGCCTTCTTCGGAAGCGGCGCATACGCCGCGGGCCTCCTTTCCGTCCATCTCCACATCTCCGCCTGGTGGGGACTCGCCCTCGGGGGGTTCGCAGCCGTTGCCGTCGGCCTGCCGTTCGGCTGGATCTGTTTCCGGATGCGGGGGGCCTACTTCGCCCTGGCCACCCTGGCGCTCAACGAGGTCATGCGGCACAGCGCGGCCATCGCGGAAGGGTTCACCGGGGGGATGGTCGGCATCCTGATCATGCCCTCCTTCGTGTCGAAGGTCCCCTACTATTACGTCGCCCTGGGGATGGCGGTCGCCGCCGTGATCAGCATCCAGTGGATCGTCCACGCCAAGCCCGGGTACTACTTCGTCTCCATCCGGGAGGACCAGGACGCCGCGGAAAGTCTCGGGATCAATACCCATTATTACAAGATGCTCTCGCTGGCCATCGCGGCGTTCTGGACGGGGGTTGCGGGCTCCCTCTACATGAACTACATGGGCTTCATCGATCCCGACGTGGTCTTTTCCCTCCACGACATCTCCATCATGGCGATCCTCGTCGGGATCGTCGGTGGCGTGGGAACGATCCATGGCCCGGCGGTGGGGGCATTCGTCATGGTGACCGTTCAGGAACTGTTCCGTTCCGGGTTCTTCGGTCTCTTCAAGTTCCTGGCGAAAGCCACCGGATCCAGCACCATCGGCAGGATCGCGGAGACGATCACCGGCGCGCACATTCTCGGGTTCGGAATCCTGGTGGTCGTGGTGATCCTCGTGCTGCCCAACGGGATCGTGGGTGACTGGCCGAAAATCCGGAATGCCTTCTTCCGGACCAAACCCGCCACCTGAGCGTAAGGAGAGGCGCGTGGCATACTTCCAGGTCGAAAAACTCGTCAAGTATTTCGGCGGCCTCGCGGCCGTCAACGGGGTCTCCTTCCAGGTGGAGAAGGGGGAGATCCTGGGCCTCATCGGCCCCAACGGGTCCGGCAAGACGACCACGTTCAACATGATCAGCGCATACCACCGCCCCACCTCCGGCCGGGTCCTCTTCAAGGGCCAGGAGATCCACCGGCTGCCGACGCACAAGATCTGCCGACTGGGAATCGGAAGGACGTTCCAGGTGGTGAAGCCCCTCGGGAGAATGAGCGTGCTCGACAACGTCATCGCGGCGGCCTACTCGAGGGTCAACTCCCGCAGGGAAGCACACGAACATGCCCTCGAGACGATCCGGTTCTGCGGCATGACCCCGGTCAAGGACGTGCTGGCCAAGTCCCTCCCCATCGCGGGGAGGAAACGACTCGAGATCGCCCGGGCGATGGCGACAAGGCCGGAGCTTCTCCTGCTCGACGAGACGGCGGCGGGGCTCAATCCCACCGAGCTGCTGGCGGCGATAGAACTCATCCAGAAGATCCGGGAGAATGGCACCACCATCATCATCATCGAGCACATCATGCACGTCATCATGACGATCTCCGACCGGATCCACGCCATCAACTTCGGGCAGACGATCGCGGAGGGGACGCCGAAGGAAGTGGCGGCGAACAAGGAAGTGATCGAAGCCTACCTGGGGACCGACTATGCTTAAGGTGGAGAACATCAACGTGTTTTACGGCGACCTCCAGGTTCTCTGGGGCGTCTCGTTCGAGGTCCGCGAAGGGGAGATCCTCGTTCTGGTCGGGGCGAACGGCGCCGGGAAGTCCACGACGCTCAAGACGATCTCCGGCATCCTGAAACCGAAAATCGGCAGCATCCATTTCAAGGGAGCCCGCCTCGACGAGTTGCCCGCGGACCAGGTGATCTCCCACGGTGTGGTCCACGTCCCGGAGGCGAGACGCCTCTTCCGGGAGATGACCGTCGAGGAGAACCTCGTCATGGGGTCGCTCGCCCCCGAGGCGAAGAAGAGGCGCGCGGAAACGCTGGCGTGGGTCTACGAGCTCTTCCCGAGGATGAAGGAACGCCGCAAGCAGTTGGCGGGAACGATGAGCGGCGGGGAGCAGCAGATGGCGGCGATCGGCAGGGGGCTGATGGCCCTTCCGAAGCTCCTCATGTTCGACGAGCCATCCCTGGGTTTGGCCCCCATCCTCGTGGAGGACGTCTTCAACATCGTAAAAAAGATCAACGGGGAAGGGGTGACCGTCCTCCTCGTGGAGCAGAACGTTCGCCAGACCCTCGCCCTGTGCCACCGGGCCTACGTGCTCGAGAACGGCCGGGTTGTACTCTCCGGGACGGGGAAGGAATTGCTGAACGACGAGCACGTCAAGGAAGCCTACCTGGGGATTTAGTGCACTAGGCGAAGCAGATGCAGTAGCCGTTGTCGATCCCCGCATCGGAGAGGTCCCGGGTCTTGCGTACCCCCGCGCAGGCGATCCGGGTCCGCGCCATGGACGACAGGATCCGCGGCCTCGCCCCCTTCCCGGCCGTTCCTCCCTCCGGAAGATCCTTCGTGGCCACGTGAAGGATCGCCTTCTCCGTCAGCACCTCGTAGGCCTCGTAGAAGGGATGCTCGGTCGAGATGTCCCCTTCCGGGTTCCCCATGTGGTACCAGCATCCCCCCCCGTGGAAGTAGCGCAGGTCGTTCACCCGGCCTCCGGCCGGGGGAAGGACGGTGAACGACCGGATCCTGCGCGCCGCCGCGCTCTCCCGCCACAGACGGCCGATCTCTCCGGGGACGTAGCCGCCCCGCCCGTCGAGCAGGGTGCCGAGGTTGAAGGAGCTGTCGTGCATCGTGGTCGCGCACGGGTGGAGCATCCCGTCCGCGTTGATCCCGAGGATGGTGTAGCCGGCCCCGCACATGTCCTTGCGCGGCCCGTTCGAGGCGATCGCCTCGAAGATCTTGTCGTTCGTGATCTGGAGGCTCGTCCGGATCCCGTCCCGCTTCGCCTGCCGGACCGCCTCCTTGCATCCCGTGACGACGTCGATCAGGTCGGACGGGGAGAGCTTCGCCGTATCCCCCTCCCGCGCGTTTCCGGCGCTGATCACGTAGAGGATGTGGTGGTACTCGACCGCGCGGTTTCCCTCCCTCTTGCCGGCGAGCAGGCGGGTGAGTCCGGGAACCCGCGAGGCGGTCTGCGGCGTCGGTGTGGAGCTGACCCCGACACGGACTCCCTCGCGGAGAAGGTTGCGGATCCCCTCCATCGCGCGTCCGAACGATCCCGCCCCGCGCAGGAGGGCGTTCGATTCCTCGTCCGGCCCCTCCAGGCTGACCTGCACCACCAGCCGGTCGCGGAATCGCGCGAGCCGCTTCGCCCGCTCCGGCGTCGCCAGGGTCCCGTTCGTGAAAAGGATCGCCCGGGATCGGCAGGTCGCCCCTTCCAGCAGGTCATCGGGGTCCTCCCGGAGGAACGGCTCCCCGCCGGTCAGGTAGAAGACCTCCGCGCCCAGGGAGCGGCACTCCTCCATCATGGAGAGCAGGGCCTCCCGTCCGACCTTCCTCCGGTCGTTCGCCACCCGTTCGTAGGTGTAGCAGTGGCGGCAGGCCATGTTGCACTCGTAGTTGGTGACGATCCAGACCTCGTGGAGCTTCTCCGGCGCCAGGATTCCGGCGCGGGCCACGAGCTCCCCGGTGATCGGCTCGGTGGAGAGGAACTCCTTCCGGGCCAGGTCGGCCGCGAAGCGCTCCAGCATTTCGCCGGCCTCCTCCGCCGGAAGCAGCCCCTTCGACGCCGCCTCCCGTCCGGCCTCCGCCAGCGTTTTCCCGGGAAGGATCCCCAGGATCCCGATCCCCGGCCGGTTCAGGCAGATCCAGTTCGCCCGCTCCCGGTCGATCGCGACGCAGACCCCGTCCTTCTCGCGGACGACATGCTCCGGCACAAAGCAGCGGTCATCGGGGTCGAACGGGAACGGCATGGCGGTCTCCTTCGAGGTTTCCCCTCAATCCTCCTCGAGCGTCTTGAGCGCCTGGACGCCGTGCACGAGGGAGGCGCCGCCCCGGGTGACGGAGGCGACGTGGATCGCCTCGGCCATCTCCTCCAGCGTGGCCCCCGCCGACCGGGCTCCCTTGGCATGGACGTCGATGCAATAGGGGCACTGGATCGCGTGGGAGACGGCGAAGGCGATCAGCTCCTTCGTCTTCCTTCCCAGGGCGCCTTCCGCGAAGGCCGCCGCGGACCAGGCGTTGTAGGCCTCGAAGGGCTCCGGGGCGAAGTCCTTGAGGTCCGGGAAGGCGTTCAGGTCGGTATTCGTGTACAAGGGACGGGACATGAAGGAAACCCCCCTGAAGATGGCACGGTTTTTCCAATATATCACAGTCGTTTCCGCGAGCCGGAGTTCTTGACAATTCCTCCGTTCCCCCAATATCTTGCAACATGGGTAAGGAACTCGGGAGGACGCCGATGAAGATGGAACTGGCGGTGGGGGATATCCTCCGGACCCGCGCCGACATGCTCGTCGTGAACCTGTTCGAGGGGACGAAAACGCCGGGGGGAGCCACCGGCGCGGTGGACCGGGCGATCGGGGGGGCGATCTCCGCGGCGGTCCGGGACGGCGATTTTTCCGGGAAGTGGGGCGAAACGCTCTCCCTGCGCCCGGGGAAGGGGATCGCCTCCCCCCGGGTGCTGGTGGTCGGCCTGGGGAAGAAGGAGGCGTTCACGCCGGACCATGTCCGGCAGGCGGCGCTCCCGGTGATGCGGGTCGCGAAGAAGCTCAAGGTCCGGTCGGTCGCCTCGGTGCTTCACGGAGCCGGGGCGGGAGGGCTGGATCCGGAGGAGGCGGCACGGTTCGCTGCATTGGGCGCGGTCCTCTCCGGCTTCGAATTCGATCGGTACAAGTCGGAGAAGGGGAGCCGGGTGGATCTGTTCCGGTGGGTCGAGCGGGACGAAACGGCGGCCCGCCCCATCCGGAAGGGGATCGCCCACGGCATGCGTCTCGGAGAGGCGATCAACTGGGGGCGGGACCTGGTCGCGTCTCCCCCGGGGGATCTGCGCCCGGACGGGCTGGCCCGGGCCGCGAAGCGGATCGCGGGAGGGAAGGTACGGGTGAAGGTCTTCGGCCGGAAGGAGGCCGAGGCCTGGAAGATGGGAGGGCTGCTGGCGGTCGGCCGGGGGAGCCGGATTTCCCCGCGGCTGATCGTCGCCGAGTACCGGGGGGGGAAGCCCGGGGAGCGCTGGACGGCCCTGATCGGAAAGGGGGTGACCTTCGACACGGGGGGGATCTCCCTGAAGAAGTGGGAAGGGATGGAGAAGATGAAGTACGACATGGCGGGAGGGGCGGGGATGCTGGCGGCAATCCGCGCCGCCGCGGCGCTCGGGATCCGGCGGAACGTCGTCGCGGTCGTCCCCGCGGTCGAGAACATGCCCTCGGGAGACGCCTACCGCCCGGGCGACGTCCTGCGGATGATGTCCGGGAAAACGGTCGAGGTGCTCTCCACCGACGCGGAAGGGAGGCTGATCCTCGCCGACGCGATCGCCTTCGCGAAGAAGCGGTACCGGCCGGAGGTCATCGTCGACGCGGCCACGCTGACCGGGGCCTGCGTGGTGGCCCTGGGCAGCGTCACGCTGGGGATGATGGGGAACGACCCGAAGGTGCTGGCCCGGATGAAGGCCGCCTCCGAGGCCTCCTTCGAGAGGGCCTGGGAGCTGCCGCTGCACGAGGAGTACCGGGAGCAGCTGAAGAGCGACGTCGCGGACCTGAAGAACATCGGAGGACCCGAGGCGGGGGCGATCACGGCGGGAGTTTTCCTGAAGGAGTTCGCCGGGGACACCCCCTGGGTCCACATGGACATCGCCGGGGTCGCCTGGATGGAAAAGGAGAAGATGGGATACGCTCCCGGCCCTACCGGCGTCCCGGTGCGCCTGCTGGTGCGGTTCCTGTTGCAAGGGAGGTAGGAAGCCACGTCGGGGGAGCCCGAAGGAGAAGCGATGGGGAAAAAACCGCCCGCGGAGCCCGGGAAAGACAGACACATCGGATGCCCCTTTTGCACGATCCAGATCCCCGCGGAGTCGACGGTCTGCCCGCATTGCCGGAATCCCGTCTCTTCCCGGGGAACGGGGGGGGGGAAGCCGGCGCGGAGGATCCTTCCTTCCGTCGAGGGGCTTTCCTCCGGCTTCTGGGACCGGTACGCTATCTGGATCAAGGTGGCGGGTCCGGTTCTCCTCGCGGTGATCGTCCTCTTTTTCGTATACCAGAAATGGACCGGCATCCGGGTGACCGTGGCCGCGAACCGCGACCTGCCGGTGCGGGTGGAGAAGGAGCGGAAAGGGAACACGGTGGTGATCCGCGGCACGGTGACGAACGAGGGGGAGGATGTCCCCGATCTGTCGCTCCGCTCGATCCGCGTCCTCGTCGAATTCCAGTACCGGGACGGCCGCCGCGACCGGAAGACGGTCTTCCCGAAGTCCCAGTACCGGGGGGAGGGGGCGCTGCTCCGGGGGGAGACCGGCGCCTTCGAGATCGTCGCCCCTTCCGACCGGCTGGATGGGGTGTCGCTGAAAACCGAGGTCGTCGACCTGGGCCTCGGACAGCATCTGATCCCTTCCCGTCAGAGGGGCATTCCGTCTACCGGGAGGTGACCCACCGCCGGGTCCGCGGGCAGGAGGGAGACCCGCGGAAGGCGGCCCTCCGGCGCAGCTTCTCCAGGTCTCCCGCCCTGTCCACGTCGAACTCCGCGGGGAGGAAGGCGTAGGAAAGCCCGGCCCGGCGGCAGCGCCGGGTGACCTCCCCGAGAACCGAACCGGTCCCCCACGCGACCCCCCGGAAAAGGAACGCAACGGGGAAGGAGACCCCGATCAGGTGGAATCCGCCGTCCTCGCTGGGCCCGAGCACGAGGTCGGCCGGCCCGTCGAGCTCCCGGAAGGCGGACCGGACGCGGCCCGCCGCAAGGAAGGGGCAATCGGCGCCGATCACGACGACCCGCCGGGCTCCCCCCGCCAGGGCGGTCCGCATGGCATGATCCATCCGGGCCCCGAGATCCTTCCCCCGCTGCGAAACCGGCTCGTACCGGCGGAAGGGGCCGGTCCGGAAGTGGCGCTCCCCGTCCGGGGGAGAGAAGAAGAGGTAGCGGCGGACCCCCCGCAAACGTTCCCCCATCTCCTCGGCGACATCGCCGAGCAGGCACGAGTAGAGGGATGCGGCCGCCCGGGGACTTAAAG
Encoded here:
- a CDS encoding branched-chain amino acid ABC transporter permease is translated as MDVFLQTLVAGVLKGGLYALIGIGMTLIMGVMGIINLAHGQLMMVAMYITYVLHLAGVDPYLSLFVAMPALFLLGSVIQRYLLNPLLKVDTILPENQVLMTVGIGMVLTEVIRFIFKSDYKSVTTGYSNATFFLGNISFSVALVISFLIAIGFTVAMFFFLIRTDIGRSIRATAQDKDAAVLMGVNTGKITIITFGLGSGLVAAAGSLLAPVFYVFPDIGGPFTARAFIITILGGLGSTVGAIFGGVTLGLAESFGATYISMDYENIIGMTIFVLVLLFLPGGFKRLTKI
- a CDS encoding ABC transporter permease, producing MKKNLVPLIVLAVLAVFPLVVKDNYYMHLMILFLMWVVIGSAWNLIAGYTGQVSFGDAAFFGSGAYAAGLLSVHLHISAWWGLALGGFAAVAVGLPFGWICFRMRGAYFALATLALNEVMRHSAAIAEGFTGGMVGILIMPSFVSKVPYYYVALGMAVAAVISIQWIVHAKPGYYFVSIREDQDAAESLGINTHYYKMLSLAIAAFWTGVAGSLYMNYMGFIDPDVVFSLHDISIMAILVGIVGGVGTIHGPAVGAFVMVTVQELFRSGFFGLFKFLAKATGSSTIGRIAETITGAHILGFGILVVVVILVLPNGIVGDWPKIRNAFFRTKPAT
- a CDS encoding ABC transporter ATP-binding protein; this translates as MAYFQVEKLVKYFGGLAAVNGVSFQVEKGEILGLIGPNGSGKTTTFNMISAYHRPTSGRVLFKGQEIHRLPTHKICRLGIGRTFQVVKPLGRMSVLDNVIAAAYSRVNSRREAHEHALETIRFCGMTPVKDVLAKSLPIAGRKRLEIARAMATRPELLLLDETAAGLNPTELLAAIELIQKIRENGTTIIIIEHIMHVIMTISDRIHAINFGQTIAEGTPKEVAANKEVIEAYLGTDYA
- the livF gene encoding branched-chain amino acid ABC transporter ATP-binding protein (with LivGHMJ and LivGHMK is part of the high-affinity branched-chain amino acid transport system; LivFGHMK is specific for the transport of leucine, while LivFGHMJ is a transporter for leucine, isoleucine, and valine), translated to MLKVENINVFYGDLQVLWGVSFEVREGEILVLVGANGAGKSTTLKTISGILKPKIGSIHFKGARLDELPADQVISHGVVHVPEARRLFREMTVEENLVMGSLAPEAKKRRAETLAWVYELFPRMKERRKQLAGTMSGGEQQMAAIGRGLMALPKLLMFDEPSLGLAPILVEDVFNIVKKINGEGVTVLLVEQNVRQTLALCHRAYVLENGRVVLSGTGKELLNDEHVKEAYLGI